One part of the Larimichthys crocea isolate SSNF chromosome XIX, L_crocea_2.0, whole genome shotgun sequence genome encodes these proteins:
- the LOC104936902 gene encoding gap junction beta-2 protein, translating to MFVSPPAVPESGSHSDFSGVGADVTASCRCLISCSGGPCGIFSCRQPDSPDTRMSWPALYNQLVGANRHSTSLGKIWLSVLFIFRVMVLVVAAESVWGDEQSDFTCNTLQPGCENVCYDQFFPVSHIRLWCLQLVFVSTPTLMVAMYVAYRNHRDKKRLLQGSGRAGFLSNKGQDGELETLKKRRLPIAGALWWTYACSLVFRLLFEGGFMYALYVVYDGFQMPRLVQCDQWPCPNLVDCFISRPTEKTIFTVFMATASSICMVLNMAELAYLVAKAITRGLCGQKERKASSRNPAERGFRIRTTRS from the exons ATCAGGATCCCATTCAGATTTCAGTGGAGTCGGTGCTGATGTGACAGCAAGCTGCCGCTGTTTGATTTCTTGCTCGGGAGGACCATGTGGAATATTTTCCTGCAGACAACCTGACTCTCCAGACACAAG GATGTCTTGGCCTGCCCTGTACAATCAGTTAGTCGGGGCCAACCGTCACTCCACCAGCTTGGGTAAAATCTGgctgtctgtgctgtttattttccGGGTCATGGTTCTGGTGGTCGCTGCTGAGAGCGTCTGGGGAGACGAGCAGTCCGACTTCACCTGTAACACGCTACAG CCTGGCTGTGAAAACGTCTGCTATGATCAGTTCTTTCCTGTGTCCCACATCCGTCTCTGGTGCCTTCAGCTCGTCTTTGTCTCCACACCGACACTCATGGTTGCAATGTATGTGGCCTATCGGAACCATAGAGATAAGAAGAGGCTcctacag GGTTCTGGTCGAGCTGGATTCCTCAGCAACAAAGGCCAGGACGGAGAGTTGGAGACCCTGAAGAAACGTAGACTCCCAATAGCTGGTGCCCTCTGGTGGACGTACGCCTGCAGCCTGGTGTTCAGGCTGCTTTTTGAAGGAGGATTCAT GTATGCACTGTATGTGGTCTACGATGGCTTCCAGATGCCACGGCTGGTGCAGTGTGACCAGTGGCCGTGTCCAAACCTGGTGGACTGTTTCATCTCACGGCCCACGGAGAAAACCATCTTCACTGTTTTCATGGCCACTGCCTCTTCTATCTGCATGGTCCTTAACATGGCTGAACTTGCATATCTTGTTGCCAAGGCCATCACTAG GGGTCTCTGCGgtcagaaggaaagaaaagccTCCAGCAGAAATCCAGCAGAGAGAGGATtcagaataagaacaaccagAAGTTAA